The Nostoc sp. PCC 7524 nucleotide sequence GCGCAATGCCGCGATTGTTCCAAGTTTCGTGTTTATCTGGTTTAATTTTCACAGCTTGGTCGTAGGATGATATCGCCTCTTCATTACGTCCTAAATTAAATAGCGTATTGCCGCGATTGTTCCAAGCTTGGTGATCATCTGGGTTAAATTTCACAGATTGGTCGTAGGATGATATCGCTTCTTCATTGCGTCCTAAATTTCTTAGCGCAATGCCGCGATTGTACCAAGCTTCGTGTTTATCTGGTTTAAATTTCAGTGCTTGGTCGTAGGATGATATCGCTGCTTCAAATTCTTTTGCTGCATAGAGCAAATTACCTAGTTCAAATAGTAAACCTACCTTCCTATCTTCTGTTTGATGTTGTTCTGCTAACAAGTCTTGAAATTCCAGAACTTTTTCAATTTTTTCTTCTTGGCTAAGTTTTAAATATGCCTCATAATTTCCCAACAATATCAAACGATTTGATTCCCGTTCAACTAATTCTGGAGTAGTTGGTAGTTCAAATACTCCAGAACGCCAATCAAAGAAATCTGGGGCGCGATGAATTAAATAGTTGATGGAGAAGGAACGCAATAGAAAAACAAAGCAAAATGGGAAATCATCTCTAAACCTTTCTCGCTGTTGGTTTAAGTGATTTAAAATATGCGGCACGCTGGTTAAATTGCTAAATTGTCCTTCGGTTATTTCACCAAAGGTTCTTTTCTCATATTTATATAAGGAATATTCCAGACCTTTAATTAATAAAATATCTATTTGCTTGTTTTGAACAAACTCAGCCACTCGCTGATATAAATTATCAATCGCCTCAACTAAGCGCAAAACTTCTATATGCTTGTGGGGAATATCCTGGGGAAGTTTAATAATTAAATTATCTGCTTCCACAGGAGTACACTGGACAAAATACAAGCCAAATCCAGATTTGCGTTTCAGGGCGCGGACTAAATCTTGATAGGCTGCTTCCGGTTCAGGGGGTAAATCATCATCCCAGTTGTTGAAATCTGAGTTCATGGAAGTTTTGCTACGGCTTCTTTAAATTCTGTAACTCCTTGAATTAATGGATGAATATCATACCAACGCTGCATCTCGCCTTCATCATCTAGATAGCGATATTCTAAAAGGCATCGGTTATACATCAACTTTCTATACTCATCATCATTAATAATACGTTTAGTACGGGAAACTTCTGCTAACAAACACCATTGAGAATTTTCGACGGCGCGGCGGTAAGTATCTCTAGCTTGAGTAATTCTCTGCGTACAGCATTTTCTGTAATTGGTAAGTCTTCAGTCCGTCCAATAGCGACTTGAGTTAACAATAGCAAATTCCTCACATGACCTCCACTCATTAAGCAGAGTCTTTCTAAGGTTTGGGGACTGTCAAAAATTTCCTGCTCTAATGATAATTCCGGTGCAATGTGTCGGACTCGCCTGTTAATTACTTCCTTAACTTTCTTGATTCCTGTCTGGTAAACTTCACCTTGGATAGTTTTCACCATAATCATCGGTAAAGTCAGACATTCACCATATATATCCCTAAGATCAGTTGCCCTTGTAGAATACAACATGGAAATAGGGAGGGTGTAAACTAAATGACAGTCTAAAGCTTGAAGTTGTTCGCTGCGGTCTAGAAATACTTCGTCATAATTGGTACGTTCTCCATCTTTAACTAACACCATCCGGTCTAAATTATCAACAATTACCGCCAGTTTTGTGTAGCCGTTAGGTAAGTTTTGTTTAGCATCCCCAAGAAACTCATTTAAAACCTGAATTAATGTAACAGTGTGGGGGTTAACTTTTTGGCGAATCTTCTGGCGTAATTCAGGAACAGCCCTTAAATTTGCTGTCAGTTTGGCAAATTGACTCAGTTGTGCTTCTATTGCCAGGCTGTCAAATTCTATGGGAGTCTGCACTAAGTCTTTCACATCATCCCACCGATTTTTGAGCCAGTCGAGTATGGGACGAGGACTAGCGATTTCTTTCAAATCTTTGAGTAAGCGGCGAGTACAGGCCAGGAGAATATCTGTATATTGAGCATCTTCTGAGTCGATATCTTCCTCATCAGCCGCAAAATAGACGACGTAAAATTGGCGATTTTCTAAATACTTTTTTAACCTGAGTAGTTCTGTAGATTTACCCGCACCCCGATGACCAGAATACAATTGATAAGTATTTTTATCTGACAGTCGCATCCGATTTCCCAACTCTTGGAGAATATCCGCATCTCCCCGCACATCCTGACAATCTACATATTTGGGATCACCTGCTGGTAAAGGTTCAAAGGGGTTAAAGGCGTTGTAGAGTTGACTGAGTAAGTCAGGACTATTAACCATATGTAAAAAATATAGCAATGTTGCTCACAATACCAAAGATTATAGAAAATGGCAGTGCTGGGGAAAAGAAAAAAATAGTAAAATGAGGCTCTGATACTCATCAATGGAGTTAAAAGACTCGTTTATGAGTATCTGAGGTAGATCAACGAAGTTCAGATACTCGGCGACGAGTATCTGAGGTAGATGAACAAAGTTAAAAGACTCGTCGCCGAGTATCTGAGATAGATAAACGGAGTTCCAAGACTCATTCACGAGTATCTGAGATAGATGAACAGAGTTCCAAGACTCATTCACGAGTATCTAAGATAGATGAACAGAGTTCCAAGACTCATCGCAAGCAATCATCAAACTTTTACAATACAAGGCTTTATAACCTGTCACCTGTTCCCTGTCACCTGTCACCTGTTGTAGAAGTTGGCGTTAAAGTTGTTCGCCATTGCTGCACCGCTTTTTGTAATTCCCCATACAAGCAACTATCAAACTGGGGATATACAGGTAACCGCGGTACTAATTCCCACCCCGTAGGCTGTAAAATTTCTCTTAATTCTTGCTCCTGAAGATGGGGATAATCTGGATTTACTTCATCTTTTGGGCTGATTCCGCCTAAATCTCTTGCACCAGCTTCTATACAAGCTAGTAACCATTGTTTATCTTTAACTAAATTCGGCGGAATTTGAATTGTAATATCTGACGGTAAAATCTGGCGTGCTTTCGCAATGACTACTGGTAGTTGATGAGGATCAAAAGGTTGTGCGTTAAAGGTTTGCTGATTCCCTGGACTGTGAGGTTGTAAGATGACTTCTTGAATGTGGTGGTAACGTTGATGAATGTGAGAGATAGCTGCTAATGTTTCCCACCAATCATTAGAGGTTTCCCCAATTCCCAAAAGTAAACCAGTGGTAAAGGGTATCTGCAATTCTCCCGCCCATTCTAATTGTTGCAGTCTGAGTTCCGGTAACTTACTCGGTGCATGGCGATGGACTGTCTTTAATAATGTTGGGGTTAACTGTTCTAGCATTAAACCCATTGAAACGTTGACATTCTTTAGTTGTTGCATTTCTGCAAAACTTAAAGGACCTGCATTGGTATGTGATAAAAAACCCATCGATAGTGTTAATTCACACAAATCATAAATCCTCTGAAACCATTCCTGACGTTGGGGTGAGTGGGGATGCACTTCACCACTAAGGATGAGAATTTCACAGACTTGCTGATTTTGCAGTCGGTTTAGAATATCTTCTGCTGCTGATAAACTCAGCCAAGGGCTTTTACCGGGGTCGGTGCGGAAGTTACAGTAGGTGCAGCGATTGAAGCACTCGTAAGTGGGAACGATTGTGTAAGCAGGGCTATAGGTGACGATAGAAGAGTTTGCCACTGGCATAAAATAGAATGCTTTGAAGAATTGTAAATGATTTAAGTTAAATAAAAATTATTGCCTCTGTAGACTGAAAACCTTACAGGAACTCAGTATTAGAGGTTTCTACAGGGTAATGTAAAAAATTGTTTCTCAGAGTGCTTTACAAATCTAAACATCTTAGTTAAGATATGTAACAACAGGTGAAAACACCTGATACATACATAAATTCAACCGTAATCATAAAAACATGACCGCAACCTTACAACAGCGCCAAAACGCCAACGTATGGGAACAGTTCTGCAACTGGATTACCAGCACCAACAACCGCTTATACATCGGTTGGTTCGGTGTCCTGATGATTCCCACCCTGCTAGCTGCAACCACCTGCTTCATCATCGCCTTTATCGCTGCTCCTCCTGTGGACATCGATGGTATCCGTGAACCCGTTGCAGGTTCTTTGCTCTACGGTAACAACATCATCTCCGGTGCAGTTGTTCCTTCTTCTAACGCTATCGGTTTACACTTCTACCCCATTTGGGAAGCTGCTTCCTTAGATGAATGGCTGTACAACGGTGGCCCTTACCAATTGGTAATTTTCCACTTCTTGACCGGCGTATTCTGCTACTTGGGTCGTGAGTGGGAATTGTCCTACCGTTTAGGTATGCGTCCTTGGATTTGCCTAGCTTTCTCTGCACCCGTAGCAGCAGCAACCGCAGTATTCTTGGTATACCCCATCGGTCAAGGTTCCTTCTCTGACGGTATGCCCTTGGGTATCTCTGGTACCTTCAACTTCATGATCGTGTTCCAAGCGGAACACAACATCCTGATGCACCCCTTCCATATGTTAGGTGTGGCTGGTGTATTCGGCGGTTCTTTGTTCTCCGCAATGCACGGTTCTTTGGTAACTTCCTCCTTGGTGCGTGAAACCACCGAAACCGAATCTCAAAACTACGGTTACAAATTCGGTCAAGAAGAAGAAACCTACAACATCGTAGCTGCCCACGGTTACTTCGGTCGCTTAATCTTCCAATACGCGTCCTTCAACAACAGCCGTTCTCTGCACTTCTTCTTGGCTGCTTGGCCTGTAATCGGTATCTGGTTTACCGCTTTGGGTGTCAGCACAATGGCGTTCAACCTGAACGGTTTCAACTTCAACCAATCCGTGATTGACTCCCAAGGTCGCGTCATCAACACCTGGGCTGATATCATCAACCGCGCTAACTTAGGTATGGAAGTAATGCACGAGCGCAACGCTCACAACTTCCCCTTAGACTTGGCTGCTGGTGAAGTTGCTCCTGTTGCTATCAGCGCACCCGCTATCAACGGCTAATCTTCAACCGAGTTTAATAGACTCAGTTAAATAAAAAATACCCTCCAGAAATGGGGGGTATTTTTGTTTGGTTCAAGAAAGTAGTTGATATCGAACATGGTATAGTAATTAACGAAATAACCCCTAATGCAGATGTTACTTGACGGCAAAGAGGATTCAACTACAGGCTAATGAGATTAAACCCAGGTTACAACTTCTAAAAAAGAAATCTTTATTGATAGAACCTAAGTTGGCAGGTAAGATTAAAGAAATTGGAATTACACTATCTAAGTATAAAAATGAACTTATTGATAAAAAACGATTTTTAATAGAATTTCTCAATGAATTTTATTACGATATTCAGGCTTATATATATGAAATAAAACCAATTGTAAATTTATCTGAAGCAGAAATAGAAAAATTTTGTCAACAAAAGAACCTATCTGTAACTGAGTATTATTGGTACAGTGTCATATTCCCTAATTGGTTGAGTCAAGAAGATCCAAAATTTTCTTACTGGGTTGAAAAGCTTATACAAGAAAAGTATAGTGGCAGCGATGAAAATTTAATTTTAGCTCTAATTCAAACCATTAATGCTAGAACTGACGGCAGTGCTTCAGAACGTTACATCCTAGATTTATCTATGGCTACAGATTTACTTGTTAGTCATTTTCCTACTAAACTTGAGCCTGTGTTTGTTCAGCTTACAGGTATTTCTAACTTGCGGGATGGACAGCTTAACCCTGACTTTCTGAATAAGCAGCAACGATGGAGTAATACTTTATCATGCTGGAGTATTAAACGGGCTTTACTGGTGGCTCATGATGCACGAGTGAACACTCCAGACAATCTACTCAAGTTAGCAGATGTTATGCTTAAAGAAAGTAGCGATCGCCCTGCCAATTTTGTTGATATGATAACCTTCACTGGATAGTATTATGACTAAAGATGTAAAGATTTATAATCAGTCCAGTTCTGAGGTAGATGCTGATTATCTGGCAGCATCCCAGCAATTGCAGCTAGATAAACAAAATTATGGTGCTGATTATATTCATCTTTATGTTGATGATATAGAAGGTGATTGGCTAGAGAATTGGGCTTGGGAAGAAGATTTAGCAGACTATACTGAGGCTTTTTATCATCATTGTGAGCAGGAAAATTATCAATTTGCTTTTGATACTTTGAAAGTTTGTGATGATATTTTAAATCAGCCAGAAAATTATGAAAAATGTTTAGAACTCTATAGTTATTTGGTTCAAAAATTAGAATCATTAGAAATTGCAAAACTGGCTGAGATAAATAATCAAGATATTTTGGCACAAGCTAAACAGAGTGTTTTAAACTTGAAAAATAATAGATCAAGAGAAAATATGTCAGAAGAAATTACTTTTACTATAAACGAGAGAAAAATCACTCGTATAGAATATATACGAAAACTTTTAGAAAAAATTCACAATGGAGTGATTAGGAAGACCTGGAAATTTCAAAGTGAATTTATAAGGCAAGATAGTGAACATTATTATAATCTAAAAGCAACGGCTTATATTGCTGATTTTTTGGTAAAATTCGGAGTATGCGGCACTTGCGATGCAGTATCTTATTACTTAACTATAAAAAACTCTGCAAATACAGAAGAAAAAATAGTTCATGAAAGATATGATAATTGTGAATTTTATAGTGGGTGGAGTAATCCAAATTTTAGCTATGAGGAATTTAACTTAATAAAAGAGTATTTAGAAAAGATTGAGCAAGCAAATTGGCAGTCTAAGTTCTCTGATTTAGACGCTTTACCTGAATAAAATATTGTAAATTAGCTATTGCCTCGACTACATCCGATAGGCAATTAACAAAATAAGTCTTATTCTGATTAATATTGATTTAAAGTAATAAAAAAGCATCTTCTGAAAAAAAAGATGCTTTTTTAATTTTATGAGAAGCCGTAGTTGGTTAGATACCGTGTGTCGTAAAGAAATCTTCCCATGCTAATACTACCTGATCTGCCCAGGTTAGAATGTCATATTGATTTCCTTCTGCTGTCTCAATTACAGGTATAAACCCTGTCACAGGAATACTACTAGAACAAGTAATGCTTGTCATACTTACCTTTAGTGGAGAATTTCCAGTACCTGTTGCTGTTGATCTTGGATTATGTTTTTCGTCATCAAAGTTTCGATGTTTACTACCATTACATAGGTCAGCACAGATACTTAGAACCTTATTATTATTCACATACTCTTCAACATCTCTAGGAGTAAAAGTTTTTGTCCCTTCCTGCTTTAACCAATCTTTTACATGATAGGCGGTTACTGCAAAATTGAATACGGCATCAGCTATTCTCTCCTGATCTTGGCTGCTAAGAGAGTCACTCAGTTTCTCTTTGTCTCTGCATACCTTACCAAATAGGTCTTGTGCTGATTTATACCAATAATTTAGACCAGGAACAATCATAATTCTTTTAATAATATTACACAAACTATTATAAGCAGTATTTTTACGGTTTACAAGATGGTCGTTGTATGGTTCGACAGATATTCGTTCTTTTAGACTATTGGCAATTAATTTTGACTGAAACTCTAGGTAGAATACATAAGCTTCATCCTTTTTCCTCTAAATATTATGGGTAGCACTTTTGGTCATCTTTTCCGTATTACTACTTTTGGTGAGTCTCACGGCGGAGGCGTGGGGGTTGTGATTGATGGTTGTCCTCCGCGATTGGAAATTTCGGCTGAAGAAATTCAAGTAGAGTTGGATAGAAGACGACCAGGACAAAGTAAAATTACGACTCCCCGCAAGGAAGCAGACAGTTGTGAGATTTTGTCTGGGGTGTTTGAAGGTAAAACTTTGGGGACACCAATATCAATTTTGGTGCGAAACAAAGATACTCGTCCCCAAGATTATGACGAGATGGCGCAAAAGTATCGTCCTTCCCATGCGGATGCTACCTATGATGCAAAGTATGGGATTCGTAATTGGCAAGGTGGGGGCAGGTCGTCAGCCCGTGAGACAATAGGGAGAGTAGCAGCAGGTGCGATCGCTAAAAAAATTCTTCGTCAAGTTGTGAATGTTGAAGTTATCGGTTACGTCAAGCGCATCAAGGATTTAGAAGGTGTAGTTGACCCCAATACCGTTACGTTGGATGAAGTCGAAAGCAATATTGTACGCTGTCCTGATGGGGATTGCGCGCAAAAAATGATTGAATTAATTGAGCAAACTGGTAGACAAGGTGATTCTATCGGTGGTGTTGTGGAATGTGTAGCGCGCAATGTCCCCAAAGGTTTGGGTGAGCCTGTATTTGATAAATTAGAGGCTGATATTGCTAAAGCTGTGATGTCTCTCCCTGCTAGCAAAGGGTTTGAAATTGGTTCAGGTTTTGCAGGGACACTATTAACAGGAATTGAACATAACGACGAATTTTATATAGATGAAAACGGGGAAGTTCGCACCGTAACTAATCGTTCTGGTGGGATTCAAGGCGGTATTTCTAATGGGGAAAATATCATTTTGCGTGTTGCATTTAAGCCTACAGCTACCATTAGAAAAGAGCAAAAAACAGTGACGCGTGAGGGTGAAGAAACATTATTAGCGGCGAAGGGAAGACATGATCCCTGTGTTTTACCCCGTGCAGTTCCAATGGTAGAAGCGATGGTGGCGTTGGTGTTGTGCGATCATTTGTTACGCCAACATGGTCAGTGTAAAGTGCTGTGATTGTGATAGCGATCGCCTAATTTCAAGTATCAATGATTTTGGCGATCGCTTATTATTAAACTTGCATAATGGAGAGTTAAGAGTATTATCATAATTGCAGCGATCGCCTGTCTCAATACCTCTCTAAAAACCTATCGTATTGTTATCTGAAAATGAAGGTACTTTTGAGTATCTTCTTTATTATTTTTATACAATCTATCTCTAATATTATATGAATTTTATCACAATTTTAGGATTATCAGCCGCTATATTAACTACCATTGCTTTCTTGCCACAAGTGTTGCAAACATGGCGCACAAAATCAGCAAAAGATGTTTCTTACCTCATGCTGATTACATTTATGAGTGGTCTTTTTTTATGGTTACTATATGGAATTTATCTGCAAGCTTGGCCGATTATTTTTGCTAACGGCACAACTTTGGCTCTGAACTTTGTAATTCTATGGCTTAAAATTAAATATAGATAATATTTTGAAACGCAGAGGTACGCAAAGTAAAGCGCAGAGAGAAGTATGAGCGGCGGCTTCCGCCGATCATAACTTCGGTGGGTACGCAGAGATTTGCACCTCAGTAGACTAGGAAACGCTATATCGTTATCAAAACATCTTCTAACCTCAACCCTGTTACCTGATTTAATTAAGCACCTGTGACATCTTCTTTATTTACTGCTGAACGCCTGTTATTTACTCCTGCTACGCCGGAAACTAACGCCATACCATTGATATTCGCTTTCCCTAATGAGTATACAGTAGGTATCACTAGCTTGGGCTATCAGGTAGTCTGGGCAACTTTGGCAATGCGTAATGATGTGGAG carries:
- the psbA gene encoding photosystem II q(b) protein — its product is MTATLQQRQNANVWEQFCNWITSTNNRLYIGWFGVLMIPTLLAATTCFIIAFIAAPPVDIDGIREPVAGSLLYGNNIISGAVVPSSNAIGLHFYPIWEAASLDEWLYNGGPYQLVIFHFLTGVFCYLGREWELSYRLGMRPWICLAFSAPVAAATAVFLVYPIGQGSFSDGMPLGISGTFNFMIVFQAEHNILMHPFHMLGVAGVFGGSLFSAMHGSLVTSSLVRETTETESQNYGYKFGQEEETYNIVAAHGYFGRLIFQYASFNNSRSLHFFLAAWPVIGIWFTALGVSTMAFNLNGFNFNQSVIDSQGRVINTWADIINRANLGMEVMHERNAHNFPLDLAAGEVAPVAISAPAING
- a CDS encoding tetratricopeptide repeat protein; translated protein: MNSDFNNWDDDLPPEPEAAYQDLVRALKRKSGFGLYFVQCTPVEADNLIIKLPQDIPHKHIEVLRLVEAIDNLYQRVAEFVQNKQIDILLIKGLEYSLYKYEKRTFGEITEGQFSNLTSVPHILNHLNQQRERFRDDFPFCFVFLLRSFSINYLIHRAPDFFDWRSGVFELPTTPELVERESNRLILLGNYEAYLKLSQEEKIEKVLEFQDLLAEQHQTEDRKVGLLFELGNLLYAAKEFEAAISSYDQALKFKPDKHEAWYNRGIALRNLGRNEEAISSYDQSVKFNPDDHQAWNNRGNTLFNLGRNEEAISSYDQAVKIKPDKHETWNNRGIALRNLGRNEEAISSYDQALKFQPDLHQAWNNRGIALFNLGRNEEAISSYDQALKFQPDFHEAWYNRGNALRNLGRNEEAISSYDQALKFQPDFHEAWNNRGVALFNLERNEEAISSYDQALKFQPDLHQAWYNKACCYALQNNVEKAIENLQIAINLNPEQCRTWAKTDSDFDSIRNDELFQELMEK
- a CDS encoding SemiSWEET family sugar transporter; translated protein: MNFITILGLSAAILTTIAFLPQVLQTWRTKSAKDVSYLMLITFMSGLFLWLLYGIYLQAWPIIFANGTTLALNFVILWLKIKYR
- the cofG gene encoding 7,8-didemethyl-8-hydroxy-5-deazariboflavin synthase subunit CofG translates to MPVANSSIVTYSPAYTIVPTYECFNRCTYCNFRTDPGKSPWLSLSAAEDILNRLQNQQVCEILILSGEVHPHSPQRQEWFQRIYDLCELTLSMGFLSHTNAGPLSFAEMQQLKNVNVSMGLMLEQLTPTLLKTVHRHAPSKLPELRLQQLEWAGELQIPFTTGLLLGIGETSNDWWETLAAISHIHQRYHHIQEVILQPHSPGNQQTFNAQPFDPHQLPVVIAKARQILPSDITIQIPPNLVKDKQWLLACIEAGARDLGGISPKDEVNPDYPHLQEQELREILQPTGWELVPRLPVYPQFDSCLYGELQKAVQQWRTTLTPTSTTGDR
- the aroC gene encoding chorismate synthase; its protein translation is MGSTFGHLFRITTFGESHGGGVGVVIDGCPPRLEISAEEIQVELDRRRPGQSKITTPRKEADSCEILSGVFEGKTLGTPISILVRNKDTRPQDYDEMAQKYRPSHADATYDAKYGIRNWQGGGRSSARETIGRVAAGAIAKKILRQVVNVEVIGYVKRIKDLEGVVDPNTVTLDEVESNIVRCPDGDCAQKMIELIEQTGRQGDSIGGVVECVARNVPKGLGEPVFDKLEADIAKAVMSLPASKGFEIGSGFAGTLLTGIEHNDEFYIDENGEVRTVTNRSGGIQGGISNGENIILRVAFKPTATIRKEQKTVTREGEETLLAAKGRHDPCVLPRAVPMVEAMVALVLCDHLLRQHGQCKVL